One genomic segment of Xyrauchen texanus isolate HMW12.3.18 chromosome 5, RBS_HiC_50CHRs, whole genome shotgun sequence includes these proteins:
- the LOC127643987 gene encoding syncytin-A-like, which yields MIKIVTFLTIMDITQSVDSRNNIFLELMNMSRSALFAGKDICMPHAPSVGAGIPWVAHPISKCDTCTFFDHHTSGLYNKDTCHNVTVPPPSPCCIPGLPSCNLTSAPPIMTDLLLPMTFPWCMENYAPASTPLGEIPRELCSFVVEVRTKSHVDITPSAGKEDKDLEECLHRTPSLPKLLAINQWCMIPPPTGIFWLCGTSVYNILPSRFNGRCTLVYVLPAIRENTHSTPSSTHLQNSPPSTNKEDGCIPGLTCAQTWWSRTLGAIIPSYGVMQALDQVRSLSNSVQKLANDTALALGNIKDTLASHKIMILQNRVALDYILATQGEPAPLSAPSAAPV from the coding sequence atgatcaagattGTCACATTTCTAACCATCATGGACATCACACAAAGTGTGgactccagaaacaacatattcTTAGAGCTGATGAATATGTCAAGAAGTGCCTTGTTTGCAGGAAAGGACATTTGCATGCCACACGCACCCTCAGTAGGAGCAGGAATCCCATGGGTGGCACACCCTATCTCCAAATGTGACACGTGTACCTTCTTTGATCATCATACCAGTGGATTATACAACAAGGATACATGTCACAATGTAACAGTTCCTCCACCCTCTCCATGTTGCATTCCTGGATTACCATCCTGCAACCTAACTTCAGCTCCTCCCATTATGACAGATCTACTTTTGCCAATGACTTTTCCTTGGTGTATGGAAAATTATGCTCCAGCCTCGACTCCCTTGGGTGAAATTCCTCGTGAACTTTGCAGCTTTGTGGTCGAAGTGAGAACAAAATCCCATGTAGACATTACTCCATCAGCAGGAAAAGAGGACAAAGACTTAGAAGAGTGTCTCCACAGGACACCATCCCTTCCAAAACTCTTGGCAATAAATCAGTGGTGTATGATTCCTCCACCGACTGGCATTTTTTGGTTATGTGGAACTTCTGTCTACAATATTCTACCCAGTCGATTCAATGGCAGGTGCACCCTGGTTTATGTTTTACCGGCTATCAGAGAAAATACACACTCCACCCCAAGCTCtacacatttacaaaattcaCCACCTTCCACAAACAAAGAAGATGGCTGCATTCCAGGACTCACTTGTGCACAAACATGGTGGTCGAGAACTCTTGGAGCAATAATCCCGTCTTATGGTGTCATGCAGGCCCTTGATCAAGTCAGAAGCTTATCAAATTCTGTACAGAAATTGGCCAATGATACGGCTTTGGCCCTTGGTAACATCAAGGACACTCTCGCTTCACACAAGATAATGATCTTACAGAACAGAGTAGCCTTGGATTACATTCTAGCAACGCAAGGGGAGCCTGCACCATTATCGGCCCCGAGTGCTGCACCGGTTTAA